The following are from one region of the Kineosporia sp. NBRC 101731 genome:
- a CDS encoding glycoside hydrolase has product MSASAPPPRHGQPARRRAAVLAAGITTTLTVGLGIAYTQTTDSAAGIGMAATTTTTATSTTAQTAAAASTSTGCTAKLTPGKTWPDRYNSTVTITGAGTWTAVITMTAPQKVSTVWNGTASWGGGSGDIMTVKSNGSGKTFGFTTQYNGNTTAQPKITSCTATTSTSTTSPTTTQKPATTTTTPAAAADLTVKTGTKYQTIDGFGSAVSIWGSAWSAAETQTLFGTGAQQLGQSIVRTGISPVPSEWANQVSALKSAEASGSNVKILATPWTAPAAWKTNNSRINGGKLKTEYYDDYANHLNDYVSYMKSRGVSIDVVSIQNEPDWHPDYDAMDWSATELKNFVRDQGAKIKNTQLMVAESLNMDDSLTDPLLKDATARNNIGYIGGHLYGAEDAGHLKAYGLADQYQKPVWMTEWNYHKAASDTSTAWSQPGNQAVWDETLDDVMRTVHKSMEANWSAYIWWYGKRYYSFIGDGNAGTTTGAPLKRGYAFSQYAKYVRPGDQRVAVSQSSKASALEVTAYQGSGKIKLVILNRSTKAISNAVIQAPQTVSKAEDYLTSRTANAASQTAGINGQQVTVDVPARSISTVILSQ; this is encoded by the coding sequence ATGTCAGCGTCGGCACCTCCCCCTCGACACGGCCAACCCGCACGGCGGCGGGCCGCGGTCCTGGCCGCCGGCATCACCACCACCCTCACCGTAGGTCTGGGCATTGCCTACACACAAACCACCGACTCCGCCGCCGGAATCGGCATGGCTGCCACCACCACGACGACCGCCACCAGCACGACAGCCCAAACCGCAGCCGCAGCAAGCACCTCCACCGGTTGCACCGCCAAGCTGACCCCCGGCAAGACGTGGCCAGACCGCTACAACTCCACCGTCACCATCACGGGCGCCGGCACCTGGACCGCCGTCATCACCATGACCGCACCCCAAAAGGTCTCCACCGTCTGGAACGGCACCGCATCATGGGGTGGTGGCAGCGGCGACATCATGACCGTAAAATCCAACGGCTCCGGCAAGACCTTCGGCTTCACCACCCAGTACAACGGAAACACCACCGCACAACCAAAAATCACCTCCTGCACCGCCACCACCAGTACCAGCACCACGAGCCCGACCACCACCCAGAAACCAGCAACCACCACCACGACACCAGCAGCGGCAGCTGACCTCACGGTGAAGACCGGCACCAAGTATCAGACGATCGACGGTTTCGGCTCCGCCGTCTCGATCTGGGGCAGCGCCTGGTCAGCGGCCGAGACGCAGACCCTGTTCGGAACCGGCGCCCAGCAACTGGGTCAATCGATCGTGCGGACCGGCATTTCGCCGGTCCCCAGTGAATGGGCCAACCAGGTCAGCGCTCTCAAGTCCGCAGAGGCATCCGGATCGAACGTGAAGATTCTCGCGACGCCCTGGACGGCGCCGGCGGCATGGAAGACCAATAACAGCCGGATCAACGGCGGCAAGCTGAAGACCGAGTACTACGACGACTACGCCAATCATCTCAACGACTACGTCTCGTACATGAAGAGCCGGGGTGTGAGTATCGACGTCGTGTCCATTCAGAACGAGCCGGACTGGCACCCGGACTACGACGCGATGGACTGGAGTGCCACCGAGCTGAAGAATTTCGTGCGCGACCAGGGCGCGAAGATCAAGAACACCCAGCTGATGGTGGCCGAGAGCCTGAACATGGACGACAGTCTCACCGACCCGCTGCTCAAGGATGCCACCGCCCGGAACAACATCGGCTACATCGGTGGGCATCTGTACGGCGCCGAGGACGCCGGCCATCTGAAGGCCTACGGGCTGGCCGACCAGTACCAGAAGCCGGTCTGGATGACCGAGTGGAACTATCACAAGGCTGCCAGCGACACCTCCACGGCCTGGAGCCAGCCCGGAAATCAGGCCGTCTGGGACGAGACCCTGGACGACGTCATGCGCACGGTGCACAAGTCGATGGAAGCGAACTGGAGCGCTTACATCTGGTGGTACGGCAAGCGCTACTACTCGTTCATCGGCGACGGCAATGCCGGTACCACGACAGGAGCACCTCTCAAGCGGGGCTACGCGTTCTCGCAGTACGCGAAGTATGTGCGACCCGGTGATCAGCGAGTCGCGGTCTCCCAGAGCTCTAAGGCCTCTGCGCTGGAAGTCACCGCCTACCAGGGCAGCGGGAAGATCAAGCTGGTGATCTTGAATCGCTCGACGAAGGCGATCAGCAACGCCGTGATCCAGGCGCCCCAGACCGTTTCGAAGGCCGAGGACTACCTCACCTCGAGAACGGCCAACGCGGCCAGCCAGACGGCCGGCATCAACGGTCAGCAGGTCACCGTCGATGTTCCCGCCCGCAGCATCTCGACGGTCATCCTCTCCCAGTAG
- a CDS encoding FAD-dependent oxidoreductase — protein MPAVENVLVVGAGVAGTGVAILLAQAGVAVDLVEKTPGPTTAGSGITLQGNALRVLRQVGVWDGVRAEGYAFDSLGLRAPDPAGTLLAEIPDARTGGEDLPATVGMPRAELARILIERTAAAGVKIRFGETVTGLEQDRDGVEVTFADGSVSAYDLVIGADGIRSTVRRLVGVDLTVTPVGMGIWRAFGPRPDSVVRTDLYYGGPSFIAGYCPTGENSLYAYIVERAQDRSALSPEERLSTMKHLAQAYHGPWDDIRENLTDASTINYTRFESHVLPAPWNRGRAVLIGDAAHSCPPTLAQGAAMALEDAAVLADLLVTHERVDDVLWDAFTARRFERARTVVEASNQLAGWLLNHERGDVPGLMRTVSDLVTPAA, from the coding sequence ATGCCCGCAGTCGAGAACGTGCTCGTGGTCGGGGCAGGAGTCGCCGGTACCGGCGTCGCGATCCTGCTCGCGCAGGCCGGAGTGGCCGTCGACCTGGTCGAGAAGACCCCCGGGCCCACCACCGCCGGATCCGGCATCACCCTGCAGGGCAACGCCTTGAGAGTTCTACGGCAGGTCGGCGTCTGGGACGGCGTGCGCGCCGAGGGCTATGCCTTCGACAGTCTCGGCCTGCGGGCACCCGATCCCGCGGGCACGCTGCTGGCCGAGATACCCGATGCCCGCACCGGCGGTGAGGACCTGCCCGCGACCGTCGGGATGCCCCGCGCCGAGCTGGCCCGGATCCTGATCGAGCGGACCGCCGCGGCCGGGGTCAAGATCCGCTTCGGGGAGACCGTCACCGGGCTCGAACAGGACCGCGACGGGGTCGAGGTGACCTTCGCCGACGGATCGGTGTCGGCCTACGACCTGGTGATCGGGGCCGACGGCATCCGGTCGACCGTGCGCCGGCTGGTCGGCGTCGACCTGACGGTCACCCCGGTCGGCATGGGCATCTGGCGGGCCTTCGGCCCCCGCCCCGACAGCGTGGTGCGCACCGACCTCTACTACGGCGGGCCCTCCTTCATCGCCGGATACTGCCCGACCGGTGAGAACTCGCTCTACGCCTACATCGTGGAGCGCGCCCAGGACCGATCGGCGTTGTCCCCGGAGGAGAGGCTGAGCACGATGAAGCATCTCGCGCAGGCCTACCACGGGCCCTGGGACGACATCCGCGAGAACCTGACCGACGCGTCCACCATCAATTACACGCGGTTCGAGAGCCATGTGCTGCCGGCCCCGTGGAACCGGGGCCGGGCGGTCCTGATCGGTGATGCCGCCCATTCGTGCCCGCCCACCCTCGCCCAGGGAGCGGCCATGGCGCTGGAGGACGCGGCGGTGCTGGCCGACCTGCTGGTGACGCACGAGCGGGTGGACGACGTGCTCTGGGACGCCTTCACCGCCCGCCGGTTCGAGCGGGCTCGCACGGTGGTCGAGGCTTCCAACCAGCTCGCCGGCTGGCTGCTGAACCACGAGCGGGGTGATGTTCCCGGTCTGATGCGCACCGTTTCCGACCTCGTCACACCTGCGGCCTGA
- a CDS encoding VOC family protein: MTERLITHLRHVDLAVPDHARQLEFYRDAWGLRPEHSDGNLTFLAAEGSPEQYVVRLRQAQDKRIDLIAFGAATAADVDRLATRLAGDGVQLVHEPRELQTPGGGYGFRFFDHEGRTVEVSSDVAVREHRKIEAGEDVPVRLSHVVLNSADPDGTRRFYERHLGFALTDTLMHPHRGEMMWFLRINAWHHSLAIARGPHPSLHHASFEMRGLDEYMRGTGRLLRAGVEKIWGPGRHLAGNNTFSYFLDPHGNTLEYTTELDEIDEDTWHPHIYDFTDPGVSDQWGTANAMNEFVARRSFNDPDRGLFVAPPV; encoded by the coding sequence ATGACCGAACGACTGATCACGCACCTGCGGCACGTCGACCTGGCAGTGCCGGACCACGCCCGCCAACTGGAGTTCTACCGGGACGCGTGGGGGCTGAGGCCCGAGCACAGCGACGGCAACCTGACCTTCCTCGCGGCCGAGGGCTCGCCGGAGCAGTACGTCGTGCGCCTGCGTCAGGCTCAGGACAAACGAATCGACCTGATTGCCTTCGGTGCCGCGACGGCCGCCGACGTGGACCGGCTGGCCACCCGGCTGGCCGGTGACGGGGTACAGCTGGTCCACGAGCCCCGCGAACTCCAGACCCCCGGTGGAGGCTACGGTTTCCGCTTCTTCGACCACGAGGGCCGGACCGTGGAGGTCAGCTCCGACGTCGCGGTGCGCGAGCACCGCAAGATCGAGGCGGGTGAGGACGTCCCCGTCCGTCTCTCCCACGTCGTCCTCAATTCCGCCGACCCCGACGGCACCCGCCGGTTCTACGAGAGGCACCTGGGCTTCGCCCTGACCGACACCCTGATGCACCCACACCGGGGCGAGATGATGTGGTTCCTGCGGATCAACGCCTGGCATCACAGTCTGGCCATCGCCCGCGGCCCGCACCCCTCCCTGCACCACGCCTCGTTCGAGATGCGTGGTCTGGACGAGTACATGCGCGGGACCGGACGACTGCTGCGCGCCGGGGTGGAGAAGATCTGGGGACCGGGCCGGCATCTGGCCGGGAACAACACCTTCAGCTACTTCCTCGACCCGCACGGCAACACCCTGGAGTACACCACCGAGCTCGACGAGATCGACGAGGACACCTGGCACCCGCACATCTACGACTTCACCGATCCCGGGGTGTCCGACCAGTGGGGAACGGCGAACGCGATGAACGAGTTCGTCGCCCGCCGGTCGTTCAACGACCCGGACCGGGGCCTGTTCGTGGCCCCGCCGGTCTGA
- a CDS encoding NAD(P)-dependent alcohol dehydrogenase, producing MDTMRAAQFDAYGDAEVLHVSTVERPRADAGKVLVRVEAASVNPHDLFTRSGALRLISGRTFPLGTGLDFAGTVVGSNPESGFETGAQVWGSVPAMKSHATGTMAEYVVVTPDRIGPRPPELTPAEAAAFVVAGTTAIRALQDVAELQPGEKVLIRGAAGAVGLAAVRIAVALGASVTTLSSHRDLDLLRELGAEHVLDYRTTEPTQIERQDVIFDTAGTDLLAFRRRLNRRGRMVTIAFTSAAAFAAIGTSTVFGSRRIRAFSSDAQRDLLDRLAKFVVTGVLRPDVAATYDIDDIVSAHLAQEGRGARGKHVVVLPGANEN from the coding sequence ATGGACACCATGCGAGCCGCACAGTTCGACGCCTACGGAGACGCGGAGGTCCTGCACGTCTCCACCGTCGAGCGCCCCCGGGCGGACGCGGGCAAGGTGCTGGTGCGGGTGGAGGCCGCGTCGGTGAACCCGCACGACCTGTTCACCCGCTCCGGAGCCCTGCGGTTGATCAGCGGCCGCACGTTCCCCCTGGGAACGGGGCTCGACTTCGCCGGGACGGTGGTCGGGTCGAATCCGGAGTCCGGGTTCGAAACCGGCGCACAGGTGTGGGGTTCGGTGCCGGCCATGAAGTCGCACGCCACCGGCACCATGGCCGAGTACGTGGTGGTCACCCCCGACCGCATCGGCCCGCGCCCGCCGGAGCTGACGCCGGCCGAGGCCGCCGCATTCGTGGTCGCCGGCACCACGGCGATCCGCGCCCTTCAGGATGTCGCCGAACTACAGCCCGGCGAGAAGGTCCTGATCCGTGGAGCGGCCGGCGCGGTCGGGCTGGCCGCCGTCCGGATCGCCGTGGCCCTCGGCGCCTCGGTCACCACACTGTCGAGCCATCGTGACCTCGACCTGCTCCGTGAACTGGGCGCCGAGCACGTGCTCGACTACCGGACCACCGAACCGACCCAGATCGAACGTCAGGACGTCATTTTCGACACCGCCGGAACCGACCTCCTCGCCTTCCGCCGTCGCCTGAACCGGCGAGGAAGAATGGTCACGATCGCCTTCACCTCAGCAGCCGCTTTTGCTGCCATCGGCACCTCGACGGTGTTCGGGTCCCGGCGCATCCGGGCCTTCAGCAGTGACGCCCAGCGCGATCTCCTCGACCGCCTGGCGAAATTCGTCGTCACCGGCGTGCTGCGACCGGATGTGGCCGCGACCTACGACATCGACGACATCGTCAGCGCCCACCTCGCCCAAGAAGGTCGCGGAGCGCGGGGCAAGCACGTCGTCGTCCTGCCGGGTGCCAACGAGAACTGA
- a CDS encoding fumarylacetoacetate hydrolase family protein produces MRFATWAVGGSAVAGVVSDAGVHAFSDSISMLDLVRRGLPAALELGAATLRNPPEPLNTVRLLPPLQPPSVRDFVAFEEHVEGVVRSVGGDAGVVPEWYQAPTFYFTNPHTLIGAHDDVPVPPGCSLLDFELEVAAVVGESGSSLTVPEAEQAIFGYTVMNDWSARDLQRREMRVSLGPAKGKDFATTLGPWLVTADEMAPFRDEEGFLSSSMRVSVNGEAVGRDRLSNMGWPFAELVAYASRGSMVRAGDVLGSGTCGNGGCLAELWGRRGVQEPAPLKPGDVVEMSVEGIGSIANRVVPGIQLPPVPAARPRNRRR; encoded by the coding sequence ATGCGATTCGCCACCTGGGCCGTCGGCGGTTCTGCCGTCGCGGGCGTCGTGAGTGACGCCGGCGTCCATGCCTTCTCCGACAGCATCTCGATGCTGGATCTTGTCCGCCGAGGTCTGCCGGCGGCTCTGGAACTGGGGGCCGCAACCCTGCGCAACCCGCCGGAACCGCTGAACACCGTGCGTCTGCTCCCTCCCCTGCAGCCACCGTCGGTCCGTGACTTCGTGGCCTTCGAGGAACACGTCGAGGGGGTGGTGCGCAGCGTCGGGGGCGATGCGGGCGTGGTGCCGGAGTGGTACCAGGCACCGACGTTCTACTTCACCAACCCCCACACCCTGATCGGTGCCCACGACGACGTCCCCGTTCCACCGGGTTGCTCGCTGCTGGACTTCGAGCTGGAAGTCGCCGCGGTGGTGGGAGAATCGGGATCATCGCTGACTGTTCCCGAGGCCGAGCAGGCCATTTTCGGGTACACCGTGATGAACGACTGGTCGGCGCGCGATCTGCAGCGCCGCGAGATGCGGGTCAGTCTCGGCCCGGCCAAGGGGAAGGACTTCGCCACCACCCTGGGCCCCTGGCTGGTCACCGCGGACGAGATGGCCCCGTTCCGGGACGAGGAGGGGTTCCTGTCCTCGTCGATGCGGGTCTCGGTCAACGGCGAGGCGGTGGGGCGGGACCGGCTCTCGAACATGGGCTGGCCGTTCGCCGAACTCGTCGCCTACGCCTCCCGCGGCTCGATGGTGCGTGCCGGCGACGTGCTCGGCTCCGGAACCTGCGGCAACGGCGGCTGCCTGGCCGAGCTGTGGGGCCGTCGGGGCGTCCAGGAACCGGCACCCCTGAAACCCGGCGATGTGGTCGAGATGTCCGTCGAGGGCATCGGCAGCATCGCCAACCGGGTGGTCCCCGGCATCCAGCTACCACCCGTGCCGGCTGCCCGGCCCCGTAACCGCCGACGCTGA
- a CDS encoding TetR/AcrR family transcriptional regulator: MAEPPSLRERTRRAVHAEITSTAMRLFRENGFDATTVEAIAAAAGISRRSFFHYFGSKEDLVMGDTEALGQSVKAALEARPEDENAWAAIRAAFEELQAQHGSIDERFEMARLYHHAPSLRARHLEKHLRWQELLAPDIQRRLGLPASATPDPRARAFVAAALACLDAAVDAWFESGGKADPGKLFDEAVATLRA; this comes from the coding sequence ATGGCCGAACCTCCTTCGCTCCGCGAGCGCACGCGCCGGGCGGTGCACGCCGAGATCACCAGTACCGCGATGCGGTTGTTCAGGGAGAACGGCTTCGACGCCACCACGGTCGAGGCGATCGCCGCCGCCGCGGGGATCTCCCGGCGCTCGTTCTTCCACTACTTCGGTAGTAAGGAAGACCTGGTCATGGGTGACACCGAGGCCCTGGGGCAGTCGGTGAAGGCGGCGCTGGAGGCCCGCCCGGAGGATGAGAACGCCTGGGCCGCCATCCGGGCGGCGTTCGAAGAGCTGCAGGCTCAGCACGGCAGCATCGACGAGCGCTTCGAGATGGCCCGGCTGTACCATCACGCGCCCTCCCTGCGAGCGCGTCACCTGGAGAAGCACCTGCGCTGGCAGGAGTTGCTGGCGCCGGACATTCAGCGGCGCCTGGGCCTGCCCGCTTCGGCAACTCCCGACCCGCGGGCGCGCGCGTTCGTCGCGGCGGCTCTGGCCTGCCTGGACGCTGCCGTCGACGCCTGGTTCGAATCAGGCGGAAAGGCCGATCCGGGAAAACTTTTTGACGAGGCGGTGGCGACTCTACGGGCCTGA
- a CDS encoding alpha/beta fold hydrolase, with translation MFEYFSGNYPWNLGVVATLNSGGLIDEVDRACRPIREAALRGEDGGTTDFLAAWTGLTDQLVIQAQDAEKAGHTRTAGQLYARATNYLAQAERLQSASSPGRLECYRRVLELQQKAFDLKDPSITRVLVPYEDTTLPAYFSAAPGEGRAPVMIMFNGLDSTKEHMYSSGHWQELAARGISCLMVDCPGSGEALRLQELTARVDSEAWATACVDYLLTRDDVDPARIGLVGWSLGGYYAPRAAAFEKRLALVVAWGANHNWGAVQRRRLEREGERPVPHYWEHVLWVWGYDDLDPFVDFADQIHLDGVVENIDVPFLICHGENDRQIPLEYAHRSYDQAVNSPHRELRIFTQEEGGAEHIGLDHLSHVSVYIADWVADVLHRAS, from the coding sequence GTGTTCGAGTACTTCTCCGGAAACTACCCCTGGAACCTCGGGGTCGTGGCCACCCTGAACTCCGGGGGCCTGATCGACGAGGTCGACCGAGCCTGCCGCCCGATCCGCGAAGCCGCGCTGCGGGGGGAGGACGGCGGCACCACCGACTTCCTGGCCGCCTGGACCGGGCTCACCGACCAGTTGGTCATCCAGGCCCAGGACGCCGAGAAGGCCGGGCACACCCGTACCGCCGGCCAGCTGTACGCCCGGGCCACCAACTACCTGGCCCAGGCCGAGAGGCTCCAGAGTGCTTCCAGCCCGGGCCGTCTGGAGTGCTACCGCCGGGTGCTCGAACTCCAGCAGAAGGCCTTTGACCTGAAGGACCCCAGCATCACCCGGGTGCTGGTGCCCTATGAGGACACCACCCTGCCGGCCTACTTCAGCGCGGCTCCGGGCGAGGGCCGGGCCCCGGTCATGATCATGTTCAACGGGCTGGACTCGACCAAGGAGCACATGTACTCCAGCGGCCACTGGCAGGAACTCGCCGCCCGCGGTATCTCCTGCCTCATGGTCGACTGCCCCGGTTCCGGAGAGGCCCTGCGCCTGCAGGAACTGACCGCCCGCGTCGACTCCGAGGCCTGGGCCACCGCCTGTGTCGACTACCTCCTGACCCGCGACGACGTCGACCCCGCGCGCATCGGCCTGGTGGGCTGGTCTCTCGGCGGCTACTACGCCCCCCGGGCCGCGGCCTTCGAGAAGCGCCTGGCCCTCGTCGTGGCCTGGGGTGCCAACCACAACTGGGGCGCGGTGCAGCGACGCCGCCTGGAACGTGAGGGCGAGCGCCCGGTTCCGCACTACTGGGAGCACGTGCTGTGGGTGTGGGGGTACGACGACCTGGACCCGTTCGTCGACTTCGCCGACCAGATCCACCTCGACGGCGTCGTGGAGAACATCGACGTGCCGTTCCTGATCTGCCACGGTGAGAACGACCGGCAGATCCCGCTGGAGTACGCCCATCGCTCCTACGACCAGGCCGTCAACAGCCCTCACCGGGAGCTGCGGATCTTCACGCAGGAGGAAGGCGGGGCCGAGCACATCGGACTGGACCACCTCTCCCACGTGAGCGTCTACATCGCGGACTGGGTGGCCGACGTCCTGCACCGCGCCTCCTGA
- a CDS encoding TetR/AcrR family transcriptional regulator: MSSSGEAPASGAKYTRYQRGDLRGAFIEGARVMLRERGGDKFSLNELARRIGVSPASAYRHFASKDALLAAVCSEGYRELSTALLCPFPASFDAGQRVIELGIRYVQFSVDNGDVFSMMFGSHPLDSETVGTDTFVPLLEAVAEAQKTGHMVPGDAREAAVAVWIALHGMAVLSLSGGLRGLGIERSPQELVRGTFRRLLPELAPE; the protein is encoded by the coding sequence GTGAGTTCATCAGGGGAAGCCCCGGCATCCGGGGCGAAGTACACCCGCTACCAGCGCGGCGATCTACGGGGTGCCTTCATCGAGGGGGCCCGGGTCATGCTGCGCGAGCGCGGTGGAGACAAGTTCAGCCTGAATGAGCTGGCCCGCCGGATCGGGGTCAGCCCGGCGTCGGCCTACCGCCATTTCGCCAGTAAAGACGCGCTTCTCGCCGCGGTCTGCAGTGAGGGGTACCGGGAGTTGTCCACCGCGCTCCTGTGCCCTTTCCCGGCCTCGTTCGATGCCGGGCAGCGCGTGATCGAGCTGGGGATCCGTTACGTCCAGTTCTCCGTCGACAACGGAGACGTCTTCTCGATGATGTTCGGGAGCCACCCACTGGACTCCGAGACGGTCGGCACCGACACCTTCGTCCCCTTGCTCGAAGCGGTCGCCGAAGCCCAGAAGACGGGTCACATGGTGCCGGGCGACGCCCGGGAGGCGGCCGTGGCCGTCTGGATCGCCTTGCACGGCATGGCCGTGCTGTCTCTCAGCGGGGGGCTCAGGGGCCTGGGCATCGAGCGCTCGCCGCAGGAGCTGGTCCGGGGCACGTTCCGGCGACTGTTGCCGGAACTTGCCCCGGAGTAG
- a CDS encoding SDR family oxidoreductase yields the protein MSSLDFSSQTTIVTGASSGIGVAFARELARRGSHLVLVARRLDRLEALSAELETAYGIRATAIALDLSRPGAGRTLATELAERAIEVTGLVNNAGFGTDGAFHHEDPAQLTDMINVDVANLVDLTRAFIEPLRAAGTGILVNVASMAAYQPSPDMATYSACKVFVLHFTEALWYESRGTGLRVLSLSPGLTRTEFFDDLAGGAYHGPHQTPEQVVATAMHQLERNRRPSVQSGRLNAVAAVLPRFLTRRATVMISGVISARSRGTAAA from the coding sequence ATGTCTTCCCTCGACTTCTCCAGCCAGACCACGATCGTCACCGGCGCCAGCTCCGGCATCGGGGTGGCCTTCGCCCGCGAGCTCGCCCGCCGTGGCTCACACCTGGTTCTGGTGGCCCGACGCCTCGATCGACTTGAGGCCCTCAGCGCCGAACTGGAAACTGCGTACGGGATCCGGGCCACCGCGATCGCCCTCGACCTGAGCCGGCCGGGAGCCGGCCGCACGCTGGCCACCGAGCTCGCCGAGCGCGCGATCGAGGTCACCGGGCTGGTCAACAACGCCGGCTTCGGCACCGACGGCGCGTTCCACCACGAGGATCCGGCGCAGCTCACCGACATGATCAACGTGGACGTCGCCAACCTGGTCGACCTCACCCGGGCCTTCATCGAGCCACTGCGCGCGGCCGGTACCGGCATCCTGGTCAACGTCGCGAGCATGGCCGCCTACCAGCCGAGCCCGGACATGGCGACCTATTCCGCCTGCAAGGTGTTCGTCCTGCATTTCACCGAGGCGCTCTGGTATGAGTCACGCGGAACCGGCCTGCGCGTCCTGTCCCTGTCCCCCGGCCTGACCCGCACCGAGTTCTTCGACGATCTGGCCGGAGGCGCCTACCACGGCCCGCACCAGACACCGGAGCAGGTCGTGGCCACCGCCATGCACCAGCTCGAGCGCAACCGTCGCCCGAGTGTGCAGTCCGGACGCCTCAACGCCGTCGCCGCCGTCCTGCCCCGCTTCCTCACCCGCCGCGCCACCGTGATGATCAGTGGGGTGATCTCGGCGCGCTCCCGTGGAACGGCGGCGGCGTGA